One Qiania dongpingensis genomic window carries:
- a CDS encoding sugar O-acetyltransferase: MTPKERMLSGRLYHMTADEELTKEYIRCKQLLTVFNHMTEYDTEKQDAIIRELFGKIGAGFHVEPPFRCDYGKQILAGDHLYINCDCIIIDVCPVTIGSHVLIGPRVGIYTAAHPVDASVRNTGLEYGRPIAIGDNVWIGGGAVLNPGVTIGENSIIGSGSIVTKDIPPNVIAAGNPCRILRPVTEEDAVYWKTQELDYLQDKDAPPIS, translated from the coding sequence ATGACTCCTAAAGAACGCATGTTGTCCGGCAGGCTTTATCATATGACTGCCGATGAAGAGCTTACAAAAGAGTACATCCGGTGCAAACAGCTTCTGACCGTCTTTAACCATATGACCGAATACGATACAGAAAAGCAGGACGCCATCATCCGTGAGCTTTTCGGAAAAATCGGAGCCGGCTTCCACGTGGAGCCGCCCTTCCGCTGTGACTACGGAAAACAGATCTTAGCAGGAGATCATCTGTATATCAACTGTGACTGCATCATCATTGATGTGTGCCCTGTGACCATAGGAAGCCATGTGCTCATCGGGCCCAGGGTGGGTATCTATACCGCCGCCCATCCCGTCGACGCGTCCGTAAGAAATACCGGATTGGAATACGGCCGCCCCATAGCCATCGGGGACAACGTATGGATCGGAGGAGGGGCAGTCCTTAATCCAGGCGTCACCATAGGAGAAAACTCCATAATTGGTTCTGGAAGCATCGTCACAAAAGATATTCCCCCAAATGTGATCGCAGCCGGGAACCCATGCCGGATCCTGCGTCCCGTTACGGAAGAAGACGCCGTTTATTGGAAAACACAGGAGCTTGATTATCTGCAGGATAAAGATGCCCCGCCCATTTCGTGA
- a CDS encoding DUF6465 family protein, with translation MARKKVQAAEKTETKTAEAYEKAAAPEKKAAAEVKKPVGRKPVKRTEMKTSVSVQYMGKDISDKEMIALIKKDWTAKKRKVSEIKTMELYVKVEENMVYYVINGEETGSVAI, from the coding sequence ATGGCTAGAAAAAAAGTTCAGGCAGCGGAGAAGACGGAAACAAAAACGGCAGAGGCATATGAAAAAGCAGCGGCGCCTGAGAAAAAAGCGGCTGCGGAGGTAAAAAAGCCTGTCGGAAGAAAGCCCGTAAAGAGAACGGAGATGAAGACGAGCGTCTCGGTACAGTACATGGGCAAGGATATTTCTGACAAGGAAATGATCGCATTGATCAAAAAGGACTGGACTGCTAAGAAGCGTAAGGTCAGTGAGATCAAGACAATGGAGCTGTACGTGAAGGTTGAAGAAAATATGGTATATTATGTCATCAACGGTGAAGAGACCGGAAGCGTGGCGATCTGA